One stretch of Ornithinimicrobium ciconiae DNA includes these proteins:
- a CDS encoding IS3 family transposase (programmed frameshift): MPKRIDPELKARAVRLVNDHLGEYPSVTAASAVVAKQLGVGKESVRRWVVQAQVDDGQRQGTTTEELEQIKTLRAKVRRLEEDNAILKAATGFLCRGTRPPQPLIMGFIDTMRAQDHAVESVCAVLREQGCQVAARTYRSWKQTGRVVASRTLTDAQVVNAVRDTAWTTDQHGRRKLTPEGLYGRRKMTAYLRRAVMPEVSAGAVDRAMTTLGLVGVRRDKGIRTTIPAKDGTRAGDLLNRDFTADAPNLVWVTDFTYARTWAGFVYVAFILDVFSQRIVAWHASTSKATDLVMIPLRMALWQRDRDGHPAVPGELIHHSDAGSQYTSIRLTEHLALEEIRPSIGTVGDAYDNALMETINGLYKAECIRTTVFHEGPYKTLADVEYATAGWVDWYNNRRLHSTLGNVPPIEYEQAHYAALNPEPQPA, translated from the exons GCGCTGTGCGTCTGGTCAACGACCACCTCGGCGAGTACCCCTCGGTGACCGCAGCCTCGGCCGTGGTGGCCAAGCAGCTCGGCGTCGGGAAGGAGTCCGTGCGCCGCTGGGTGGTCCAGGCCCAGGTCGATGACGGCCAGCGCCAGGGAACCACGACCGAGGAGCTGGAGCAGATCAAGACGCTGCGAGCCAAGGTCCGCCGGCTGGAAGAGGACAACGCGATCTTGAAGGCCGCGACGG GTTTTCTTTGCCGGGGAACTCGACCCCCGCAACCGCTGATCATGGGATTCATCGACACCATGAGAGCCCAGGACCACGCGGTCGAGTCGGTCTGTGCAGTGCTGCGTGAGCAGGGCTGCCAGGTCGCCGCGCGGACCTACCGGTCCTGGAAGCAGACTGGTCGGGTCGTGGCCTCCCGGACCCTCACCGACGCCCAAGTCGTGAACGCGGTGCGCGACACCGCCTGGACCACCGACCAGCACGGCCGACGCAAGCTGACCCCAGAGGGCTTGTACGGGCGTCGGAAGATGACCGCCTACCTGCGCCGCGCCGTGATGCCCGAAGTCTCTGCTGGGGCCGTGGACCGGGCCATGACCACCCTGGGGCTGGTCGGGGTACGACGTGACAAGGGCATCAGGACCACGATCCCGGCCAAGGACGGTACCCGGGCCGGTGACCTGCTCAATCGTGACTTCACCGCGGACGCGCCCAACCTGGTCTGGGTGACGGACTTTACCTACGCCAGGACCTGGGCCGGGTTCGTCTACGTCGCGTTCATCCTGGACGTGTTCTCCCAGCGGATCGTGGCCTGGCACGCCTCGACCTCCAAGGCCACCGACCTGGTCATGATCCCGCTGCGGATGGCCCTGTGGCAACGCGACCGCGACGGCCACCCCGCCGTCCCAGGAGAGCTGATCCATCACAGTGATGCGGGCAGCCAGTACACCTCGATCCGCCTCACCGAGCACCTCGCGTTGGAGGAGATCCGGCCCTCGATCGGGACCGTCGGCGACGCGTACGACAACGCACTGATGGAGACGATCAACGGCCTCTACAAGGCCGAGTGCATCCGCACCACCGTATTTCACGAAGGCCCCTACAAGACCCTCGCTGACGTCGAGTACGCCACCGCTGGCTGGGTCGACTGGTACAACAACCGCAGGCTCCACTCGACGCTGGGCAACGTCCCACCCATCGAGTACGAGCAAGCCCACTATGCTGCCCTCAACCCCGAGCCGCAGCCCGCATGA
- a CDS encoding alpha/beta fold hydrolase, which yields MPVEPYDSGQLTLRDGAQIYWEVSGNPEGVPLLWLHGGPGTGLGSGGYKRQPDPDKWLIVGLDQRACGRSSPLATEDGFDLETLRVPNLVADLEELREHLAIDRWLIVGGSFGSTLALAYGQAHPDRVIAFVLMAVADGSRDYVEWISEDVRRIFPEAWADFERGAQCRGGERLLDAYVRQLTDPDPAVRQSAALNWCTWEDAHMQLPGGLEPGLVLKNAQWREVYALQVAWAWSTQFTLPEGGVQAGLSRIAHLPAVLVHGRLDVSGPVAGAWRLNQDWPSSRLVVIEDEGHGGPQMTATWRAALEELYPLATQTR from the coding sequence ATGCCGGTGGAACCATACGATTCGGGACAGCTGACCCTTCGTGACGGTGCGCAGATCTACTGGGAGGTCTCGGGCAACCCCGAGGGTGTGCCGTTGCTCTGGCTGCACGGGGGGCCCGGAACTGGCCTGGGGTCCGGGGGGTACAAGCGTCAGCCGGATCCCGACAAATGGCTCATCGTGGGCCTGGACCAGCGAGCCTGTGGCCGGAGCAGTCCTTTGGCCACCGAGGATGGCTTCGACCTGGAGACCCTGCGCGTGCCGAACCTGGTCGCCGACCTGGAGGAGCTCCGCGAGCACCTGGCTATCGACCGTTGGCTCATCGTCGGTGGCTCGTTCGGAAGCACCCTGGCCCTCGCCTACGGGCAGGCCCATCCCGACCGCGTCATCGCATTCGTCCTGATGGCAGTCGCCGACGGCAGCCGCGACTACGTCGAGTGGATCAGCGAGGACGTCAGACGGATCTTTCCAGAGGCATGGGCCGACTTCGAGCGCGGTGCGCAGTGTCGCGGCGGCGAGCGGTTGCTGGATGCCTACGTTCGGCAGCTCACCGACCCGGACCCGGCAGTGCGCCAGAGTGCGGCGCTGAACTGGTGCACGTGGGAGGACGCCCACATGCAGCTGCCGGGAGGCCTCGAACCGGGACTGGTGCTCAAGAACGCTCAGTGGCGCGAGGTGTACGCGCTGCAGGTTGCCTGGGCGTGGTCCACCCAGTTCACCCTTCCGGAGGGCGGTGTGCAGGCAGGATTGAGTCGCATCGCACACCTACCGGCGGTATTGGTGCACGGTCGTCTCGACGTCTCCGGGCCGGTCGCAGGTGCTTGGAGGCTGAACCAGGACTGGCCATCGAGCCGACTCGTGGTGATCGAAGACGAAGGCCACGGTGGCCCACAGATGACTGCCACCTGGCGAGCCGCACTCGAAGAGCTCTACCCTCTGGCAACCCAGACCCGATAA